Below is a genomic region from Amphiura filiformis chromosome 19, Afil_fr2py, whole genome shotgun sequence.
GTTTGAACAGACCAGGAATGCGTTTGTCTTATTGACAGTGTTCCTCCATATTGGTACTCGGGAACCATTTTTCTCCTTCAAACACATCTCTAAGCTCGGGTTTAACCAAACTCTCAAAACTATCACCCGCGATGGCGAGGTAAGCCAAATCCGTATCCATCTGAACGAGTTCAAAATCCGACCTGTCTATGTACACGTCGAGACAGTCGTAATAAAACTGCAATACTCGCACTTTGGCGTATTGGTAGACGAAGAAACCGATCTGGATGGGTAGATCGTGTCTGATTTTGGTTTTCGCTAACACCACCTCATAGCAATCATCCGTAATTTGGGTAAGGTCGCGGAAAAGAATTTCATTGACCAGTTTGCTCACTTTGCCGCGATTGGCGATCTTTACGTTGCGATGTTTGTACTTGTTGGTAATGGGTTTATCGTATGAGCAATTTCCCATTAGTTTCATCGTGTCCGTGATGATGAATTTGGAAGGATCGCTATCTCCAGCTCTTCTGGCGTCGGATATACATTGTTGTCAAATTGGGAGAAACACGATGACGGGGTGCATTAGGCTATTTTGTACACACAGgtaatttccaaaccgtgttctATGTACCATATAGCGAGAGGTGCGGTCAGTAGGATCTTACTACTGAACATGCTCCCGATCAAACTCCTTCTAGGCGTCTAAGTGACGGGATACACTTCTGGGACGTACAAATGCTGCAGGAAATCCACACCTTCCTCTTTGTAATCTTGCAGCTGGCTCGAAATCCTGGGACAAAGGGCTGAAAAATCATGCACTTGTTGACTTTTTACGTGAACCAACAAGTGCTGCATGTGTTAGATCTGTTGTTTCAGAAAGCAACGCCTGGTCAAATTTTGCCACACATATCTTCCCGAACTTCCCGTCCCTGGTGTGCCGTCCAATACGATTCTCTAGGTGGTTGTGATCCTCATGCTGATGAACACAGGTGGGATCCACTTCTGGGATGTACAAATGTTGCAGGAAATCCACACCTTCCTCTTTGTAATCTTGCAGCTGGCCCGGGACAAAGGGCTGTAAAATCATGCACTTGTTGACTGTTTACATGAACCAACAAGTGCTGCATGTGAGCTCTGTTGTTTCAGAAAGCATCGCCTTGTCAAATTTTGCCACACATATCTTCCCGAACTTCCCGTCCCTGGTGTGGTGTGCTGTCCAATACGCTTCTCTAGGTGGTTGTCCTGACGCTGCTGAACAACACTACCAGTGGCGGGATCTATTTCTGGGACATACAAATGCTGGAGGAAGTCAACACCTTCCTCCTTGTAGTCCTGCAGTTGTTGCCTGTAGCTGTAAACGCCtacaattgtttttaatgtttcagTGGATGTTTCTGGGCAATGGCGTCTCCAGGTAGACATCTCATACCCCTCTGGAGCAAGGCGACTTCTTTCACGTTGGACTGCATCAGGAAAGGTTGACCCTTCCAAAACCATGGAAGAGATCCTGTTGATCACATCAGGCGGGACACTACTCGATCTCTTCACCTTGGGTGATCCATCTGAATTTTCTGGAAAGATAAAATGAAAAAACCCTTTGATGGATGAATATCAACTTAACCTTCTTTCCGAGTGCACAAACCCCAGCGAGTAACTGATCACACTGCAGATCAGCAAGTACAGCTTGCAGAAGTTTGTTTTCAGCCCTAATCCAGCCATCCAGAAACATAGAATTTAGGTGATTGCGATGCAGGTATATACCAGCAGCATTGCTGAATAGCACGTTGAATCTATTTGCACGAAACGGCTGACGACTGTGCAGCGTACAGAAGGACCTCAAACCAGAGATGCATCCTGATTTCTGGTCCCTGCCAGGGGCTATGGCATCAGATGCAGTTCTCAGCAGTCGTTGAATTGCGGAATCGGAATGCTTCCAGttgtatttaccatgtttacaaaagAAGTGATTCATGTGCCCTAGTTGATCTTGTGTTGCATCATCCAAATGATTCCACTGTCCCAGAACATCCAGAAGAATAGTGCGATGATATGCCTCTAATTTATCGTTAAAACTTTTCTGCGTTGCAGCTTGATCACCCATAGTGTTCTTGATGTTGCTCAGTGGCTCCTTTGAAGTATCAGAGGTGTTTCCATCAGACAAAAAGCATATAGTTTTGATAATTTCTAGTTCTTTGTGGATTGCCTCACTGTGGCAATGTTAGATGTTGGAAGAAAGAGGTTTAATAGCCCCATAATATGGTAATGTCATATGTTGAACCTCTAGAGCTGCAGGCGAGGATGGAGGAATGATATCCTCATAGAACAGGGCTTGAGGTAGATCCAGCAGTGAGGCTGCTGCCTCTTCAATCAGGTGACGGATTTGGACATCCTCTGGCTCATCCAAAGTGGGTGTGGCCGGATCAGAGCAATCTAGAATGTCCATACATGAAGAATCCATGTCCATCTAATTATGTGATGTGAAAAGAAAATTGGGAGAAAGTTGTCAGTCTGATGTTTACTGCTGCAATGTTCTGGATGGAATGAATAATTGGGGGGAAGGCCACACATGGCCAAGAATGTAACTACTGATGGGGTGTAGGTGACCACCAGCATGATTATAAGAATCACATAAATTTATCAGTTCAGGTGGCCAACACTGGATTGTTTAGAATTGCATGAGGCTTCCTACAAGTGCTAATGAGCTGGCATTGTGTTTCAAGTCGGTAACATATTGGTCTATGGACTCTTGTATGTAGTCCTTGACTTCTTGTATTGAAAACCTGTCACTCAtgtcacattaaaaacattttaaatggtGACATCCATTTTATCCTCCTTCATGTCCACTGTCCTTATGTGAATGTGGGTGTGATGATTCTCGCATCTTCCTCCAATTTCTCTCTGTGGCAAgttatttcactcttttgggaCTTAATAGTTTTGTAAGAAGAAAATTAACTCATTGTGCCGGTGACTGTTAAACACTTGCTTGACAACATTAAACCATTTGGTGAAGCAAAACCGAATAAAGACAGTTGAGGAGGAAAGAAAAAAACACCatttacatgtacaggtataATTGTGTATGTAGCATACAAGCTGAAGGATAAAAGTGAACACATTTAAAACTTGCCGAACTCTATTCAGATCAACAATCTATTCTTGCTACAAAGTTTAGATTGCGTGATACATGGATCTTCATTTCCAAGTATGAATCCATCTCGAACCACTTCTAATTCAAGaaagattacatattacaattatgcaaaatgtaaaacatacaaaacaataaaaatggtACCAAAAATCCCAACTCTTATAATCAAGTAATGTAAACCCTCAAACTGGCCCAAAAAAGGCTCAACCTGCTGTATGCGACGCAAAAAAAACCTGTCACCACCTAATTTCACATCCATAAAGAAAGCAATGGAAGAAATCGACCCCtcctcaaaaataaaaaaaactcaGACTC
It encodes:
- the LOC140141700 gene encoding uncharacterized protein gives rise to the protein MKLMGNCSYDKPITNKYKHRNVKIANRGKVSKLVNEILFRDLTQITDDCYEVVLAKTKIRHDLPIQIGFFVYQYAKVRVLQFYYDCLDVYIDRSDFELVQMDTDLAYLAIAGDSFESLVKPELRDVFEGEKWFPSTNMEEHCQ